In Papaver somniferum cultivar HN1 chromosome 1, ASM357369v1, whole genome shotgun sequence, a genomic segment contains:
- the LOC113359899 gene encoding F-box protein CPR1-like → MSSLPEEMYHEILLRLPAKSLLICKSVCKNWYALISNSGFVKLHLYFTTQKDSPILMIEGPSSSKVLYSIGYDSSTSSVSESGDAAAIEMDYPFKSLCCLVRLMGSCNGFVCISTDDYKLVIGTVEPPESKDTLVQVYSLASNSWKPGKTVPLKFHMQKHGVFVDGHFHCLVTPQVKYFLLSLDISDESFKEMQLSEELLEKSKDFYMILGVLEGFLCVLFTSYVNGVRTHCEVWEMLDYGVEESWTRRYIITHEHITNSFIAFVSLLWSFRDGKILFKSFGYLVLYDPEHGSARMLTKLSSITCLTVNYIESFLESGTYVGGEARMEEL, encoded by the exons ATGTCGAGCCTTCCGGAAGAGATGTACCATGAAATTCTGTTGAGGTTACCAGCTAAATCATTACTTATATGCAAGTCTGTTTGCAAGAATTGGTATGCGCTAATCTCTAACTCCGGTTTTGTTAAATTGCACCTTTATTTTACAACCCAGAAAGACAGCCCTATTCTCATGATTGAAGGTCCTTCTTCTAGCAAGGTACTTTACTCCATTGGTTAtgattcatcaacatcatcagtgaGTGAATCTGGAGATGCTGCTGCTATTGAAATGGATTACCCATTCAAATCTTTGTGTTGTCTTGTTCGATTGATGGGATCTTGTAATGGTTTCGTTTGCATAAG TACTGATGACTACAAGTTGGTAATAGGCACTGTAGAACCTCCTGAAAGCAAGGATACTCTGGTGCAAGTCTATTCATTAGCATCAAATTCATGGAAACCTGGGAAAACTGTACCTCTTAAGTTTCATATGCAGAAACATGGAGTGTTTGTTGATGGGCACTTTCATTGTTTAGTGACACCTCAAGTTAAGTATTTCTTACTCTCTTTGGATATCAGTGACGAGAGTTTCAAAGAAATGCAACTATCAGAAGAGCTTTTGGAGAAGAGTAAGGATTTTTATATGATTCTTGGAGTGCTGGAAGGGTTTCTTTGCGTATTGTTCACCTCATATGTTAATGGTGTTAGGACTCATTGTGAAGTATGGGAGATGCTGGATTATGGAGTTGAAGAATCTTGGACTAGACGCTATATCATTACTCACGAGCACATTACCAATAGCTTTATTGCATTTGTAAGTCTTTTGTGGTCTTTTAGGGATGGTAAAATTCTATTCAAGAGTTTTGGTTACCTGGTTTTGTATGACCCAGAACATGGAAGTGCTAGAATGCTAACTAAGCTTAGCAGTATCACCTGCCTAACCGTAAATTATATTGAAAGCTTTCTCGAATCTGGTACATATGTTGGGGGAGAAGCGCGGATGGAGGAATTATGA
- the LOC113315556 gene encoding eukaryotic translation initiation factor 3 subunit H-like: protein MANPPMIRSFLQVAATEEVAQPLRVVQIEGLAVLKIIKHCKENAPALVTGQLLGLDVGSVLEVTNCFPFPVREEDEEIEADGANYQLEMMRCLREVNVDNNTVGWYQSTLYGSFQTVELIETFMNYQENIKRCVCIIYDPARSNQGVLALKAMKLTDSFMELYRNNNFTGEKLREKNLSWVDIFEEIPIKVSNSALISAFMTELEADTPVTQCDYDRLQLSTKPQMERNVEFLIDCMDDLSMEQQKFQFYYRNLSRQQAQQQAWLQKRRAENNARKAAGDEPLPEEDPSNPIFKPVPEPSRLESFLVTNQISNYCNQINGVAGQSFSRLYLMKALQES from the exons ATGGCGAATC CACCAATGATTAGGTCATTCCTTCAAGTTGCGGCTACAGAAGAAGTTGCTCAACCTCTCAGGGTTGTTCAGATTGAAGGACTG GCTGTATTGAAGATAATCAAGCATTGCAAGGAGAATGCTCCAGCTCTAGTTACAGGGCAACTTCTTGGTTTAGATGTTGGCAGCGTTCTTGAAGTTACCAACTGTTTTCCTTTCCCG GTTAGGGAGGAAGACGAGGAGATTGAAGCAGATGGAGCTAATTATCAGCTTGAAATGATGAGATGCTTGAGAGAGGTTAATGTCGACAACAACACTGTTGGGTG GTATCAATCAACTTTGTATGGATCATTTCAGACTGTGGAACTGATCGAGACCTTCATGAATTATCAG GAGAACATAAAACGGTGTGTTTGCATCATATATGATCCAGCAAGGTCTAATCAAGGCGTTCTAGCTCTCAAGGCTATGAAGCTCACAGATTCTTTCATGGAACTTTATCGCAATAACAATTTCACTGGAGAGAA GTTGAGGGAGAAAAATCTTTCATGGGTCGATATCTTTGAAGAAATTCCT ATTAAAGTTTCAAATTCTGCCCTTATTAGTGCCTTCATGACAGAACTTGAAGCTGACACTCCTGTGACCCAG TGTGACTATGACCGTCTGCAATTATCAACCAAACCACAGATGGAAAGAAATGTTGAGTTTCTGATTGATTGCATGGACGACCTGTCAATGGAGCAGCAAAAG tTCCAATTCTACTACCGAAACCTTTCACGTCAGCAAGCTCAACAGCAGGCATGGCTTCAAAAGAGAAG GGCCGAGAACAATGCACGCAAGGCTGCAGGAGATGAGCCATTGCCCGAGGAGGATCCTTCTAATCCTATCTTCAAACCAGTGCCTGAGCCATCACGACTTGAGAGTTTTCTCGTAACCAATCAAATCTCTAACTACTGCAACCAAATTAATGG GGTTGCTGGCCAGAGCTTCAGCAGATTATATTTGATGAAGGCTTTGCAAGAAAGTTGA